In Bartonella machadoae, a single genomic region encodes these proteins:
- a CDS encoding MFS transporter, which translates to MLKGDSYTESEWYVIYTVIISSILPLLDGSIVNVILPDLAHYFSVEENNIQWIVTSYFLATVPGLLIAAFVQARIGIKKTWFLANFIFMLGSLGVGLSYNFPTILSARILQGFGTGLLLPLSQTIIALQFGQERVRQAMGTIAVPTVFAPAFDPLVGASIAQYVSWRLLFFINIPLILLALTLGAKHLKSNETTKTKFNLFAFLAFSISLISFFYLTEARNINNNHSFSIIALIAVLSLLLFIVSNQKAKNKLIVFSGFQNARYTLLMIMGLIASFLFYSFLVYFPIAIVIEGSHDNSLLIIGAVLALQGVGAWIGRKFIYQKWKEKSSFFMIGIGLVISSFGLLCFGYNINMDGLGFLLRGIGLGIVTIVCLSAPIQYVNSLYVKDTAVITRILQQIGGALGGIFAGFLIHLLTEEDLSLSQTYIIFFIFSISTFLLFCLALFLSRKENSSDL; encoded by the coding sequence ATGCTAAAGGGAGATTCCTATACTGAATCAGAATGGTATGTGATATATACCGTCATTATTTCCAGCATACTTCCCTTGCTAGACGGAAGCATTGTCAATGTCATCCTTCCTGATCTTGCGCATTATTTTTCGGTAGAGGAAAATAATATACAGTGGATTGTAACATCCTATTTTCTAGCCACCGTGCCAGGACTGTTGATAGCAGCTTTTGTGCAAGCAAGAATAGGTATCAAAAAAACTTGGTTCCTTGCAAACTTCATTTTTATGCTTGGCTCATTAGGGGTAGGATTAAGCTATAATTTTCCAACCATTCTCTCTGCCCGTATCCTTCAAGGTTTTGGAACAGGCCTTTTGCTGCCCCTTAGCCAAACCATCATTGCCCTACAATTTGGGCAAGAACGGGTGCGCCAAGCCATGGGCACCATAGCCGTACCAACGGTTTTTGCTCCTGCTTTTGATCCACTGGTAGGCGCTTCAATTGCTCAGTATGTATCTTGGCGTTTGTTGTTTTTTATAAATATTCCGCTTATTTTATTGGCACTCACCCTTGGAGCAAAACATTTAAAGAGCAACGAAACAACAAAAACAAAATTTAACTTATTTGCATTTTTAGCGTTTTCCATATCTCTCATTTCGTTTTTTTACCTCACAGAAGCCAGAAATATAAACAACAACCACTCCTTCTCTATCATAGCCCTTATAGCGGTACTCTCTCTGCTATTATTCATTGTTTCTAATCAGAAAGCAAAAAACAAACTCATCGTCTTTAGTGGATTTCAAAATGCGCGCTACACATTACTCATGATAATGGGGCTTATCGCTTCCTTTCTTTTTTATAGCTTCCTTGTTTATTTCCCAATAGCCATTGTTATAGAAGGAAGTCACGACAATAGCCTCCTTATCATTGGTGCAGTTCTTGCTTTGCAAGGAGTGGGAGCATGGATTGGCAGAAAATTTATTTATCAAAAATGGAAAGAAAAATCTTCCTTTTTCATGATCGGAATTGGTTTAGTGATATCAAGCTTTGGATTACTATGCTTTGGCTATAACATAAATATGGATGGGTTAGGCTTCTTGCTAAGAGGCATCGGACTTGGTATCGTCACCATTGTATGCTTGTCCGCTCCTATCCAATATGTCAATAGCTTATACGTCAAAGATACAGCAGTTATCACACGCATATTACAGCAAATAGGTGGAGCCTTGGGAGGTATATTCGCTGGCTTTTTAATCCATCTTCTAACAGAAGAAGACCTTTCCCTAAGTCAAACATATATTATATTCTTCATATTCTCTATTTCTACATTTTTACTGTTTTGCCTAGCACTCTTCCTATCGCGCAAAGAAAACAGCTCCGATTTATAA
- a CDS encoding MFS transporter: MLRTLFHFKASTQLILITSLFSSIGIFMVVPFLAIYLNKLNSLTTTEVGIIIDIAFWCKKAGSLLGGILSDYVHVKKTMLSGLAIRIPGYLIIGFTDNFYILLFSCILIGLGSSIYVPAAKSFLVRNVSIAQKVEALATRSIFNNIGVSIGPVIGMLIFKMVPSLLFSFVGLIFFLLFLLNCALKESFDSKTLDKINFSDFRKLLTNKTMLSVAFFMFMFTFFYIQLESIIPLFSDQVFGGNAAPFIFILNALIVIFFQLPLSKWACKESSKKPFILSFVFLDSHLSCSTLLIILISTSSYQSSCFPLLKLLSIYALIMTPQISINA, translated from the coding sequence ATGTTACGTACACTCTTCCATTTCAAAGCAAGCACACAACTCATCCTCATAACATCTTTATTCAGTAGTATTGGAATATTTATGGTGGTCCCTTTTCTTGCAATTTACTTGAATAAACTGAACTCTCTTACAACAACAGAAGTTGGAATCATCATCGACATAGCTTTTTGGTGCAAAAAGGCAGGTTCTCTTTTAGGTGGCATACTCTCTGATTATGTCCATGTAAAAAAAACAATGCTTTCAGGTCTAGCAATACGAATACCAGGCTATCTTATCATTGGCTTTACGGATAATTTTTATATCCTGCTCTTCTCTTGCATTTTAATTGGCCTAGGAAGCAGTATATACGTTCCTGCTGCGAAATCTTTTTTAGTGAGAAACGTCTCGATAGCGCAAAAAGTAGAAGCTTTAGCAACAAGATCCATCTTTAATAATATAGGGGTCTCGATTGGCCCTGTGATTGGAATGTTGATTTTCAAAATGGTTCCTTCTCTTTTATTTAGTTTTGTTGGATTGATCTTTTTTTTATTATTTCTTCTGAACTGTGCCTTAAAAGAAAGCTTTGATAGCAAAACATTGGACAAAATAAATTTTTCTGATTTTAGAAAATTACTCACCAACAAAACCATGCTCAGTGTTGCATTTTTTATGTTTATGTTTACCTTTTTTTACATCCAACTTGAAAGCATCATACCTCTGTTTAGTGATCAAGTTTTTGGAGGAAATGCTGCTCCTTTTATTTTTATCTTAAATGCTCTCATCGTAATTTTTTTCCAACTCCCTCTCTCAAAATGGGCCTGTAAAGAAAGCTCCAAAAAACCTTTCATATTATCCTTTGTTTTTTTGGACTCTCATTTATCTTGCTCCACGCTCTTGATCATTCTTATTTCTACCTCTTCTTATCAATCATCCTGTTTTCCTTTGCTGAAATTGTTATCTATATACGCCTTGATTATGACACCACAAATATCGATAAACGCTTAA
- a CDS encoding abortive infection family protein: MNCFLRLSASSKILDASKEKKITSWFHTINKECNKPLEVLGKLLEDFFEKEYYNSDPIELHPSVYAEMLKLQRDKDAVLEKLKEYDFEYQRDGYITKLGLLSIEELQKRIAEKGLSAVEIEAKRALEKIEQDPGSAVLFATNLLEASCKAYLDHYAISYKDTAYTLRALWKAVVTNAEIHPSDMKQEKLKNQDLDVRDLKMIVSGLYKIVEGTMNLRNKKGAAHGHSEENFKKINLKPRHARLTFNAAHALSVYILELMVQPMVSKTP, from the coding sequence ATGAATTGTTTTCTTAGATTATCTGCTTCCTCTAAGATTCTAGACGCATCAAAAGAAAAGAAAATTACATCATGGTTCCATACAATCAATAAAGAATGCAATAAGCCACTTGAGGTCCTTGGTAAACTGCTTGAGGATTTTTTTGAAAAAGAATACTATAATTCAGATCCAATTGAATTGCATCCATCAGTGTATGCTGAAATGCTAAAGTTACAAAGAGATAAAGATGCCGTTTTAGAAAAATTAAAGGAATATGATTTTGAATATCAACGTGATGGATATATCACTAAATTAGGCCTCCTCTCCATAGAAGAACTCCAAAAGCGTATTGCAGAGAAAGGGCTTTCAGCAGTAGAAATCGAAGCAAAAAGGGCATTGGAAAAAATAGAACAGGATCCAGGGAGTGCGGTTCTATTTGCAACAAATCTATTGGAAGCATCCTGTAAAGCTTATCTTGACCATTACGCTATCTCCTATAAAGATACAGCCTATACGCTACGCGCTTTATGGAAGGCAGTCGTTACTAACGCTGAAATCCACCCTAGCGATATGAAACAAGAAAAACTAAAAAATCAAGATCTGGATGTAAGGGACTTAAAAATGATAGTATCCGGTCTCTACAAAATTGTGGAAGGGACTATGAATTTAAGAAACAAAAAAGGGGCAGCGCACGGCCACTCAGAAGAAAATTTCAAAAAGATCAATCTCAAACCTCGCCATGCGCGCCTGACTTTTAATGCCGCACATGCCCTTTCAGTTTACATCTTAGAACTCATGGTTCAACCAATGGTGAGTAAAACGCCCTGA